A portion of the Flavobacterium magnum genome contains these proteins:
- a CDS encoding alpha/beta hydrolase: MKIRAVLYLCIVFMLTQPVAAQNKKSNGTTEAKPFVLGVVDEYHSAQLNENRILNIYLPEGYDPDNGTKYPVIYLLDGSADEDFIHVVGLLQFYNFDWINLVPKSIVVGIASVDRQRDFTFPTTVAEDRKKYPTTGHSDRFMAFIEKELQPYIEKKYHAGTERTIIGQSLGGLLATEILFKKTQLFNRYIIISPSLWWDNGSLLNEQTPNLRDVAVYLAVGKEGLTPTATPRVMEVDANVLSEKLKKSGTEGADIYFDYLPEENHATIMHQAVMNAFKYLYRTVPKK; encoded by the coding sequence ATGAAAATAAGAGCAGTCCTGTATTTATGTATCGTGTTTATGTTGACGCAGCCGGTTGCCGCACAAAATAAAAAAAGCAACGGCACGACGGAGGCAAAACCTTTTGTACTGGGCGTTGTCGACGAATACCATTCAGCCCAACTCAACGAAAACCGCATACTCAACATTTACCTGCCCGAAGGCTACGATCCTGACAACGGGACGAAATATCCGGTGATCTATCTGCTGGACGGTTCGGCTGATGAGGATTTTATCCATGTGGTGGGCCTGTTGCAGTTTTATAATTTTGACTGGATCAACCTGGTTCCAAAGTCGATTGTCGTAGGGATTGCATCGGTTGACCGACAGCGGGATTTCACTTTCCCGACCACCGTAGCGGAAGACAGGAAAAAATACCCGACAACAGGCCACTCTGACCGGTTTATGGCGTTTATAGAAAAAGAGCTGCAGCCCTATATTGAGAAAAAATACCATGCGGGTACGGAAAGGACGATTATCGGGCAATCGCTTGGCGGTTTACTGGCAACCGAAATCCTGTTCAAAAAAACGCAGCTGTTTAACCGATACATCATTATAAGCCCCAGCCTATGGTGGGACAACGGCTCATTACTGAATGAACAGACGCCAAACCTGCGGGATGTCGCTGTTTATCTCGCCGTCGGCAAGGAAGGACTCACCCCGACAGCGACTCCGCGGGTCATGGAAGTCGACGCGAACGTGCTGTCGGAAAAGCTTAAAAAGTCGGGTACCGAAGGTGCAGATATCTATTTCGATTACCTGCCCGAAGAGAACCACGCGACCATTATGCACCAGGCGGTGATGAATGCGTTTAAATACTTATACCGCACTGTTCCGAAAAAGTGA
- a CDS encoding toxin-antitoxin system YwqK family antitoxin, whose protein sequence is MKYLLILFIGFSALAQTNINQTDANGKKHGLWKGTYDESKRPRYEGTFEHGIETGTFKYFDDTKDGKVIATRTFSENGKVAYTTLYDRKGFVVSEGKTVGKLNEGEWKYYQEESKDLMTQEFYTNGKLNGVRKVFFPGGIIAEETTYKDGVRNGSYKKYTEKGAVLEESNFKNGGYDGMAIFRDGGGAIISKGPFVNGQKKGTWEFYKDGKLKEKKKFPERVKFAKTVKKQE, encoded by the coding sequence ATGAAATACCTCCTTATCCTGTTTATCGGCTTCAGTGCGCTGGCCCAGACCAATATCAACCAAACGGATGCCAACGGAAAAAAACACGGCCTTTGGAAAGGCACTTACGACGAGTCTAAAAGGCCGCGCTACGAGGGCACTTTTGAACACGGCATTGAGACCGGCACGTTCAAATATTTCGACGATACGAAGGACGGGAAAGTAATCGCTACACGCACTTTCAGCGAAAATGGCAAGGTAGCCTACACCACGCTTTACGACCGCAAGGGCTTTGTCGTCAGTGAAGGAAAAACGGTTGGCAAGCTTAACGAGGGCGAATGGAAGTACTATCAGGAAGAATCCAAAGACCTCATGACGCAGGAATTTTACACCAATGGCAAGCTCAACGGGGTGCGCAAAGTGTTTTTCCCAGGGGGAATCATCGCCGAGGAAACGACCTATAAAGATGGCGTCAGGAATGGCAGCTACAAAAAATATACCGAGAAGGGTGCGGTGCTTGAAGAGTCAAATTTCAAAAACGGCGGCTATGACGGCATGGCCATTTTCCGGGATGGCGGCGGCGCCATCATCTCGAAGGGACCTTTCGTAAACGGACAGAAAAAGGGCACCTGGGAATTTTATAAGGACGGCAAACTCAAGGAAAAGAAAAAATTCCCGGAGCGCGTCAAATTCGCTAAAACTGTAAAAAAACAAGAGTAA
- a CDS encoding CTP synthase, with translation MNQVKYIFVTGGVTSSLGKGIIAASLAKLLQARGYRTTIQKFDPYINVDPGTLNPYEHGECFVTDDGAETDLDLGHYERFLNVPTSQANNVTTGRVYLSVIEKERRGEFLGKTVQVVPHITNEIKERMQLLGNSGDFDIVITEIGGTVGDIESLPYIESVRQLVWELGENNGIVVHLTLVPFLAAAGELKTKPTQHSVKTLMESGIKADILVCRTEHELSDELRQKLALFCNVKREAVIQSIDASTIYEVPNLMLEEGLDVVALKRLSLPQKNTPDLKNWTVFLQRLKNPKHVVNIGLIGKYVELQDSYKSILEAFIHAGAANETKVNVVSVHSEYIDEHNVAGKFEGLDGIVVAPGFGERGIEGKIEAVRYARENNIPFFGICLGMQMAVIEYSRNVLGLKDANSTEMNVGTAHPVIDLMEEQKTITDKGGTMRLGAWKCDITQNSLAHSVYGKTSIMERHRHRYEFNGDYLEKLQAAGLKPSGVNPETGLVEIIEIEKHPFFIGVQYHPEYKSTVANPHPLFVHFVAATVKAKQK, from the coding sequence ATGAATCAGGTAAAATATATTTTTGTTACGGGCGGCGTGACCTCTTCCCTCGGGAAAGGCATCATTGCGGCTTCGCTGGCAAAACTATTGCAGGCTCGCGGATACCGTACCACAATCCAAAAATTTGACCCTTATATCAATGTCGATCCGGGAACGCTCAACCCATATGAACACGGCGAATGTTTTGTCACTGATGACGGTGCGGAGACTGACCTTGACCTTGGCCATTATGAGCGGTTCCTGAATGTCCCCACCTCACAGGCCAACAATGTTACGACAGGCCGCGTTTACCTCTCGGTAATCGAAAAAGAACGCCGCGGCGAATTTCTCGGCAAGACCGTGCAGGTGGTGCCGCACATCACCAACGAAATCAAGGAGCGCATGCAGTTGCTGGGCAATTCAGGCGACTTTGACATCGTGATTACTGAAATAGGAGGTACGGTCGGTGATATCGAATCGTTGCCTTACATCGAATCGGTGCGTCAGCTCGTCTGGGAGCTTGGCGAAAACAACGGCATCGTCGTCCATCTTACACTCGTACCTTTCCTTGCCGCTGCCGGCGAACTCAAAACAAAACCCACCCAGCATTCGGTCAAGACGCTGATGGAAAGCGGAATCAAGGCCGATATCCTCGTATGCCGTACAGAACACGAATTGTCGGACGAACTGCGGCAGAAGCTTGCGCTGTTCTGCAATGTCAAACGTGAAGCGGTCATACAATCGATCGATGCGTCTACGATATACGAAGTGCCGAATCTGATGCTTGAAGAGGGGCTCGATGTGGTAGCGCTGAAAAGACTTTCGCTTCCGCAGAAAAACACGCCTGATCTTAAAAACTGGACCGTTTTCCTGCAAAGGCTCAAAAATCCGAAGCATGTGGTCAACATCGGCCTCATCGGGAAATACGTCGAATTGCAGGATTCTTATAAATCAATCCTCGAAGCCTTTATACACGCCGGCGCAGCCAATGAGACGAAAGTGAATGTAGTTTCGGTACACTCCGAATACATCGACGAGCACAACGTGGCCGGGAAATTTGAAGGCCTTGATGGCATTGTCGTGGCACCCGGTTTCGGCGAAAGGGGCATTGAGGGCAAAATTGAAGCCGTGCGCTATGCGCGTGAAAACAATATTCCTTTTTTCGGAATTTGCCTGGGCATGCAGATGGCCGTGATTGAGTATTCGAGGAATGTCCTCGGTTTAAAAGATGCCAATTCGACCGAAATGAATGTAGGTACGGCTCACCCGGTAATCGACTTAATGGAAGAGCAGAAAACCATCACCGACAAAGGCGGGACGATGCGCCTTGGCGCGTGGAAATGCGACATTACCCAAAATTCGCTCGCGCATTCGGTTTACGGCAAAACCAGTATCATGGAGCGCCACCGTCACCGTTATGAATTCAACGGCGATTATCTGGAAAAGCTGCAGGCGGCCGGACTGAAGCCATCCGGGGTCAATCCGGAAACCGGCCTTGTCGAAATTATTGAAATCGAAAAACACCCGTTTTTTATCGGGGTACAATACCATCCTGAATACAAAAGCACCGTTGCCAATCCGCATCCCTTATTTGTACATTTCGTAGCGGCGACGGTGAAAGCAAAGCAAAAATAA
- a CDS encoding carboxypeptidase-like regulatory domain-containing protein, which yields MNGKQKNKLASYIVTAAIETEADPAILAQMPDALLHLAALRAAIAKIEQASAAQLHYAQRATGNKNEARLALEEAVFNGTAALCALCTRLKDVTLAEEWNLSVNTLQKMRDHNLFATATNLVTAMQPYATELEAYGIPKNSNSAFTDTIALFGALMPKPRENQLSEKEASLQLLEGFNDAQAAATGLDTLANMLRKREPAFYADYRNRRTALKTPARPYAATGNVTDNAGNPLRYVSVAIDGLPDAVRTTNKGNFRFQTLPDGVHTLHFRLHGYQDQSHAISVNQHRSDRMTIELRES from the coding sequence ATGAATGGAAAGCAAAAAAACAAGCTCGCGTCGTACATCGTGACCGCAGCCATCGAAACCGAAGCCGATCCGGCAATCCTCGCCCAAATGCCCGATGCCCTGTTGCATCTCGCGGCCCTCAGGGCCGCCATTGCAAAAATCGAGCAGGCGTCTGCAGCACAGCTGCATTATGCCCAACGTGCCACCGGCAACAAGAACGAGGCGCGCCTCGCGCTCGAAGAGGCCGTGTTCAACGGTACCGCAGCACTCTGTGCGCTGTGCACCAGGCTGAAGGATGTGACCCTCGCGGAAGAATGGAACCTGAGTGTCAACACGCTTCAAAAGATGAGGGACCACAACCTGTTTGCCACCGCCACCAACCTCGTTACGGCAATGCAGCCCTACGCCACCGAGCTCGAGGCCTATGGGATCCCTAAAAACAGCAACTCCGCCTTCACGGATACCATCGCGCTTTTCGGCGCCCTGATGCCAAAGCCACGCGAGAACCAGCTCAGCGAAAAGGAAGCCTCACTGCAGCTGCTCGAAGGCTTCAACGACGCGCAGGCCGCCGCGACCGGGCTCGATACCCTCGCCAACATGCTGCGCAAGCGCGAACCGGCCTTCTACGCCGACTACCGCAACCGCCGCACCGCACTCAAAACCCCCGCCCGTCCGTATGCCGCCACGGGCAACGTGACCGACAACGCCGGCAATCCGCTGCGCTACGTCAGCGTCGCCATCGACGGCCTGCCGGACGCCGTCAGGACCACCAATAAAGGCAACTTCCGCTTCCAGACCCTCCCGGACGGCGTCCACACCCTGCACTTCCGCCTTCACGGCTACCAGGATCAGTCCCACGCCATCTCCGTAAACCAGCACCGCAGCGACCGCATGACTATCGAGCTCAGGGAATCATAA
- the yidC gene encoding membrane protein insertase YidC, with the protein MEEKKLDVKSIIGFVLIFVVFMWMMLPKQLTKEEQAAKAKKEQAAKAAAAASKTAPTKVITALPADSTAGDSAQLAKLRSTLGDFAYSATLPSAKENFTTIENKLVSLTIANKGGYIINAKLKGYEKIRKGSGDLVELIKDNNAGLNIRLQTQDNRVIDTRNMYFEPTLTKSGENQILTMRLKSGPDAFLEYQYVLKPDNYMLDFSVRSQGLAKVLNTSKPADLEWNLKSYRNEKSATYESRYADLRYEYEDGKNDYLGQGKDKTESVEKVSYIAFKQHFFTSILLTDKPFAKAELYSNNLVHDEKTDSTFTKQFRATVPLAFENGELAQKMNWYYGPTDYKILKTYDRNIEKIVPLGWGIFGWINRYLFIPAYDVLSLIMSQGLAIIFFTILIKLLMSPVTYKSFLSQAKMKVLRPEIAELNEKFKKDPMKKQQETMKLYSKAGVNPMAGCIPALLQMPVFYALFQFFPSALSLRQEGFLWATDLSSFDSVYKLPFYIPLYGNHISLFPILASIAIFFYMKMTTGDQQASAPQQEGMPDMAKIMKVMIYISPLMMLIFFNNYASGLSLYYFISNLISVGIMLVIKNYIVDNDKIHAQIQENKLKEPKKRGRFQQKLQEMMEQAEAEKAKKK; encoded by the coding sequence ATGGAAGAAAAGAAGTTAGACGTAAAATCAATTATCGGTTTTGTACTGATTTTTGTAGTATTTATGTGGATGATGCTGCCCAAGCAACTCACCAAAGAGGAACAGGCCGCCAAAGCAAAGAAAGAACAGGCCGCCAAAGCCGCTGCAGCTGCCTCGAAGACCGCCCCAACAAAAGTGATTACGGCACTGCCGGCTGATTCCACCGCAGGCGATTCTGCCCAACTGGCGAAACTTCGCAGCACTTTGGGTGATTTTGCCTATTCGGCGACCCTTCCGTCCGCAAAGGAAAATTTTACGACTATCGAAAACAAACTGGTCAGCCTGACCATTGCCAATAAGGGCGGTTACATCATCAATGCGAAACTGAAAGGGTATGAAAAAATCAGGAAAGGCTCGGGCGACCTTGTCGAACTGATCAAAGACAACAACGCCGGGCTCAACATCCGTCTGCAAACCCAGGACAACCGCGTCATCGACACCAGGAATATGTACTTTGAGCCGACGCTTACCAAATCCGGCGAGAATCAGATCCTGACGATGCGCCTCAAATCAGGACCTGATGCATTCCTCGAGTACCAGTATGTGCTCAAACCGGACAACTACATGCTGGATTTCAGCGTGCGTTCCCAGGGACTTGCCAAGGTGCTGAACACATCAAAACCGGCAGACCTCGAATGGAACCTGAAAAGCTACCGCAACGAGAAGAGCGCTACGTATGAGTCGCGTTACGCAGATTTAAGATATGAATATGAAGACGGTAAAAACGATTACCTCGGACAGGGCAAGGACAAGACGGAATCGGTAGAAAAGGTATCCTACATTGCCTTTAAGCAGCACTTTTTTACCTCGATATTGCTGACTGACAAGCCATTCGCCAAAGCCGAACTGTATTCCAACAACCTTGTTCATGATGAAAAGACCGACAGCACGTTCACCAAACAATTTCGTGCGACGGTGCCGCTCGCTTTCGAAAATGGGGAACTGGCCCAGAAAATGAATTGGTATTACGGTCCTACAGATTATAAGATCCTGAAGACCTACGACCGGAATATCGAGAAAATCGTCCCACTGGGATGGGGTATTTTCGGCTGGATCAACCGCTACCTTTTCATACCCGCTTATGATGTGCTGAGCCTGATCATGTCTCAGGGATTGGCGATTATATTCTTTACGATCCTGATCAAACTCCTGATGTCGCCGGTCACTTACAAATCATTCCTCTCACAGGCCAAAATGAAAGTACTGCGTCCCGAGATTGCTGAACTCAACGAAAAGTTCAAGAAAGACCCGATGAAGAAGCAACAGGAGACAATGAAATTGTACAGCAAGGCGGGTGTAAACCCGATGGCAGGCTGTATTCCCGCGCTGCTGCAGATGCCCGTATTCTATGCGTTATTCCAGTTTTTCCCATCGGCGTTGAGCCTCAGGCAGGAAGGATTCCTTTGGGCTACCGACCTTTCATCGTTTGACTCGGTTTACAAATTGCCGTTCTACATCCCGCTTTACGGAAACCACATCAGCCTGTTCCCGATACTCGCCTCGATCGCCATTTTCTTTTACATGAAAATGACTACGGGCGATCAGCAGGCATCGGCCCCGCAGCAGGAAGGCATGCCGGATATGGCTAAAATCATGAAGGTGATGATTTACATCTCGCCATTGATGATGCTTATTTTCTTCAACAATTACGCTTCAGGACTGAGTTTGTACTATTTCATTTCAAACCTGATCAGCGTCGGGATCATGTTGGTGATCAAGAATTATATCGTTGACAATGATAAGATCCACGCGCAGATTCAGGAGAACAAACTCAAAGAGCCTAAGAAACGAGGCCGTTTCCAGCAAAAACTTCAGGAGATGATGGAGCAGGCCGAAGCTGAGAAAGCCAAAAAGAAGTAA
- the mnmA gene encoding tRNA 2-thiouridine(34) synthase MnmA yields MKRVVVGLSGGVDSSVAAYLLQQQGYEVIGLFMKNWHDDSVTISNECPWLEDSNDALLVAEKLGIPFQTVDLSEQYKEKIVDYMFSEYEKGRTPNPDVLCNREIKFDVFMKIALSLGADYVATGHYCRKAETQEGGKTIYRLLSGIDSNKDQSYFLCQLSQEQLSKALFPIGALTKPEVRRIASEMDLVTAEKRDSQGLCFIGKVRLPEFLQQKLQPKEGLIIQVDKDDPIFDQTKPETTSELDLLAFEAARLPFADAKGKVVGKHQGAHYFTNGQRKGLGVGGTAEPLFIVATDVERNIVYTGMGSEHPGLFRKALFVQSSEVHWIREDLALKPGEKRETMARIRYRQPLQKATLHQFGHGLYVSFAEAQSAITEGQFVAWYDGEELVGSGVIS; encoded by the coding sequence ATGAAAAGAGTGGTCGTCGGACTTTCAGGTGGTGTGGATTCCAGCGTTGCAGCCTATTTGCTGCAGCAGCAGGGATACGAGGTAATTGGATTGTTTATGAAAAACTGGCACGATGATTCGGTCACGATTTCCAATGAATGTCCGTGGCTGGAGGACAGCAACGATGCGCTGCTGGTTGCCGAAAAGCTCGGAATCCCTTTCCAGACTGTCGATTTGAGTGAACAGTACAAGGAAAAGATCGTGGACTATATGTTCTCCGAATATGAAAAAGGCCGCACGCCGAATCCGGATGTGCTCTGCAACCGCGAAATCAAGTTTGACGTATTCATGAAGATTGCCCTGAGCCTTGGCGCTGATTACGTAGCCACAGGCCATTATTGCCGCAAAGCCGAAACACAGGAAGGCGGAAAGACCATCTACCGATTGCTTTCAGGAATCGACAGTAATAAGGACCAATCGTACTTTTTATGCCAGCTCTCGCAGGAGCAGCTCTCCAAGGCGCTGTTCCCGATTGGCGCACTGACCAAACCCGAAGTACGCAGGATAGCGTCCGAAATGGATCTCGTCACCGCAGAAAAGAGGGATTCTCAAGGCCTGTGTTTTATAGGCAAGGTGCGCCTGCCGGAATTCTTACAGCAAAAACTGCAACCCAAAGAAGGCCTGATCATACAGGTAGATAAAGACGATCCGATATTCGACCAAACCAAACCGGAGACCACCTCAGAATTGGATTTGCTCGCCTTTGAAGCAGCCAGGCTCCCGTTTGCCGACGCCAAAGGGAAGGTCGTTGGCAAGCACCAGGGCGCCCACTATTTTACAAATGGCCAGCGGAAAGGACTCGGCGTGGGCGGTACGGCCGAGCCATTGTTCATCGTCGCCACCGATGTGGAACGGAACATTGTATATACCGGGATGGGCAGCGAACATCCGGGACTGTTTAGGAAAGCATTGTTCGTGCAATCGTCCGAAGTGCACTGGATCCGCGAAGATCTTGCCTTAAAGCCTGGTGAAAAACGGGAAACGATGGCACGCATCCGTTACCGGCAGCCATTGCAAAAAGCGACCTTGCACCAGTTCGGGCACGGCTTGTACGTGTCATTCGCGGAAGCGCAATCGGCCATCACCGAAGGGCAGTTCGTCGCGTGGTATGATGGCGAGGAATTGGTCGGTTCGGGAGTGATTTCATAA
- a CDS encoding DUF4956 domain-containing protein — protein MSLLELGGRFTLLVASVLILYFFSNRNKAETIHPLYMIVGLCTFSLCYLFTKIDIGVGIGFGLFAIFSVLRFRAKAFTINGIIFLFTSLTLSILDVMYPVEKYEILILFQSAIILFFIMASMVLFDKISQFSNHCDLIIPYETGFSPEDSHIRRTIREKMDIDKFHFEVVSVNTVDSEVMIKVYY, from the coding sequence ATGAGCTTACTCGAATTAGGCGGCAGGTTTACACTGTTGGTCGCTTCAGTCCTGATCCTTTATTTTTTTTCCAACCGGAACAAAGCCGAAACCATCCATCCGCTGTACATGATTGTCGGGCTTTGCACGTTTTCACTGTGTTACCTTTTCACCAAAATTGATATTGGCGTCGGCATCGGATTTGGGCTGTTTGCCATCTTTTCCGTGCTTCGCTTCCGCGCGAAAGCGTTCACAATCAACGGGATCATATTTCTTTTTACGTCCCTTACCTTATCGATACTGGATGTGATGTATCCGGTCGAGAAATACGAAATCCTGATCCTGTTCCAATCAGCCATCATCCTGTTTTTTATAATGGCATCAATGGTTTTGTTTGATAAAATCTCTCAGTTCAGCAACCATTGCGACCTGATAATCCCATACGAAACCGGTTTCAGCCCCGAAGACAGCCACATCCGCCGGACCATCCGCGAGAAGATGGATATCGACAAGTTCCATTTTGAAGTCGTGTCCGTCAATACCGTCGACAGCGAGGTGATGATCAAGGTGTATTATTGA
- a CDS encoding DUF1801 domain-containing protein, with the protein MDVQQQIREYIDGLPEAKRSGMHILHERILNINPGCRLWFLDGKNSKGKVVSNPNIGYGCYTIHYADGKSRAFYQVGLSANSTGISIYFMGLEDRKYLAETYGTLLGKATVTGYCIKFKKLADINADVLASAIAFGFTAR; encoded by the coding sequence ATGGATGTCCAGCAACAAATCCGTGAGTATATCGACGGACTGCCCGAAGCAAAACGCAGCGGGATGCACATATTACACGAACGCATCCTGAACATAAATCCCGGTTGCAGGCTTTGGTTTCTCGATGGTAAAAACAGTAAGGGTAAAGTCGTTTCAAATCCGAACATCGGCTACGGCTGTTACACCATACATTATGCTGACGGGAAAAGCCGTGCATTTTACCAGGTGGGCCTGAGTGCGAACTCGACCGGGATCTCGATTTACTTTATGGGGCTGGAAGACCGCAAATATCTCGCAGAGACTTACGGGACATTGCTGGGAAAAGCTACCGTCACGGGCTATTGCATCAAATTTAAAAAGCTTGCAGACATCAATGCCGATGTGCTGGCATCAGCCATAGCATTTGGATTTACGGCGCGGTAG